Part of the Faecalibacterium duncaniae genome, ATTATAGTCGGACATACGAATAATAGCAAGTATATAAATATGAACTATTATGGCTAATTAGTGGAACTGTATAGACATATCCAAGAAGAAAGGGGAACAGTAAAATGTAACTGGGTGAATAAATATGGCAAAAAGACCAGTAGAAAAATATGACTTCAAAGCCTTTGGAGAAGCGATAAAAGCTGCGCGGACAGGACGCAAGGAAAGCCGCAAACAGGTAAGTGATGAAATGTATATTTCCCCTCGCTACCTTGCGAATATTGAGAATAAAGGACAGCACCCCAGTCTGCAAATCTTTTTTGAGCTTATGCTCCGTTACAATATATCCGTAGACCAGTTTCTTTTAGATACGCCCGTCGGAAAAGATACAAAGCGGCGGCAGCTCGACGCTCTGCTTGATGATATGAGCGATAACGGCATACGGATTGTAACAGCAACCGCAAAGGAAATTTCAGAAGTCGAAAAAGAGGACAAATAGAAACGTCCGGCAAAATTGAATATGGATTTTCGGAAGCGTTGTAATCTTTTTTGAGATTGCAGCGTTTTTCTTTTGCATAAGTTCGGCAAAATGGTTTTTTCTCCGTAGAGGGAAATAAGGACATAAAAGATAAAAAACTTTCTTAGCAAGCATAGGAAAAGAGTACCCTTTTCCGTATTTTCGCCCTCCCGTCCTGCGGTGCGTCGGTTGAAAATTGCTTGTTGGGAAGTGTCCCAAACCCTCGGAATGGAAAGGAACGATTGCATGAACGGACGCAAAAGAAAAGTACAAATCAAATTCTATGTAACAGAGGAAGAACGGGCATTGATTGAACAGAAAATGAAGCTCGTCCCTACCCAAAACATGGCGGCGTATCTTCGCAAGATTGCCATTGACGGGTATATCATTCAGACAGACCATAGCGACATAAAAGCCATGACAGCGGAGATACAGAAAATCGGGGTCAACGTCAATCAGATTGCAAAGCGTGTCAATGCGACAGGCAGCGTCTACCAAGAGGACATAGAGGAAATAAAGGGGGTGCTTGCGGAGATATGGCGGTTACAAAGATTAAGCCTATTAAAAGCACGTTGAGCAAAGCCCTTGATTATATCCAAAACCCGGATAAGACAGACGGGAAAACGCTTGTGTTCTCCTTTGGGTGCAGCTATGAAACGGCAGATATTGAGTTTGAATATACTTTGTCGCAGGCTCGGCAGAAAGGGAACAACTTAGCCTTTCATCTGATACAATCGTTTGAACCGGGAGAGGTGGACTGTGAGAAAGCCCACACAATCGGAAAACAGCTTGCCGACGCGGTAACAAAGGGACAGCATGAATACGTCTTGACTACCCACATAGACAAAGGGCATATCCATAACCATATCATTTTTTGTGCGGTCAACTTTGTTGACTACCATAAGTACAATTCCAATAAGCGCAGTTACTACGGCATACGGAACATGAGCGATAAGCTGTGCAGGGAAAACGGGCTGTCCGTTGTCATTCCGGGTAAAGGCAGTAAGGGAAAAAGCTATGCAGAATATCAAGCGGAAAAGACGGGAACAAGTTGGAAAGGCAAGCTAAAAATTGCCGTTGATATACTTATCCCCCAAGTAGCAAGTTTTGAAGAATTATTGCAGCGGTTACAGGAGGCTGGCTATGAGATAAAGCCGGGAAAATATATCTCCTGCCGCGCTCCCGGACAGGAACGCTTTACCCGCTTAAAAACCCTCGGTGCAGATTATACAGAGGAAGCAATCAAAGAACGGATTGCAGGCAAGCGCGCAAGGACGGCGAAAGCTCCCAAAGAGCAGCGCGGCGTATCGCTGCTTATTGACATTGAAAACAGTATCAAGGCACAAGAGAGCCGGGGCTATGAACAGTGGGCGAAAATCCATAATCTGAAACTGGCTGCAAAAACTATGAATTTCTTGACGGAACATCAGATTGAGCAGTACGCGGATTTAATCAGCCGGATTGAAGAAATAAACGCGGAAAATGAAAAGACAGCAGACGCATTAAAGAGTGTGGAGAAACGTCTTGCAGATATGGCGGTGCTGATGAAGCACGTTGCCACCTACCAAAAGACAAAACCCACCTATGAAGCATACCGCAGGGCAAAGGATAAAAACGCATACCGGGCAAAAAATGAAAGCAGTCTAATACTTTATGAAGCGGCGGCAAAGGCACTGAAAGCGTCGGGCATTACCAAACTCCCCAATCTCACCGCTATGCAGGAAGAATACAGGAAGCTCCAAGCGCAGAAAGAAGCCCTTTACGCTGATTATGGAAAACTGAAAAAACAGGTCAAGGAATACGACGTTATCAAGCAGAACATAGACCGTATTTTAAGACTGGAAAAAGAGCCGGAACGGGGCAGGGAAACCGAACGCTTACAGTAGAAATATTCATAAAAGCGTGGTAGGATAAAGGTATTCCAATACAGACAGGAGTGTGAAAACATGGCAG contains:
- a CDS encoding plasmid mobilization protein, with protein sequence MNGRKRKVQIKFYVTEEERALIEQKMKLVPTQNMAAYLRKIAIDGYIIQTDHSDIKAMTAEIQKIGVNVNQIAKRVNATGSVYQEDIEEIKGVLAEIWRLQRLSLLKAR
- a CDS encoding helix-turn-helix domain-containing protein — encoded protein: MAKRPVEKYDFKAFGEAIKAARTGRKESRKQVSDEMYISPRYLANIENKGQHPSLQIFFELMLRYNISVDQFLLDTPVGKDTKRRQLDALLDDMSDNGIRIVTATAKEISEVEKEDK
- a CDS encoding relaxase/mobilization nuclease domain-containing protein, yielding MAVTKIKPIKSTLSKALDYIQNPDKTDGKTLVFSFGCSYETADIEFEYTLSQARQKGNNLAFHLIQSFEPGEVDCEKAHTIGKQLADAVTKGQHEYVLTTHIDKGHIHNHIIFCAVNFVDYHKYNSNKRSYYGIRNMSDKLCRENGLSVVIPGKGSKGKSYAEYQAEKTGTSWKGKLKIAVDILIPQVASFEELLQRLQEAGYEIKPGKYISCRAPGQERFTRLKTLGADYTEEAIKERIAGKRARTAKAPKEQRGVSLLIDIENSIKAQESRGYEQWAKIHNLKLAAKTMNFLTEHQIEQYADLISRIEEINAENEKTADALKSVEKRLADMAVLMKHVATYQKTKPTYEAYRRAKDKNAYRAKNESSLILYEAAAKALKASGITKLPNLTAMQEEYRKLQAQKEALYADYGKLKKQVKEYDVIKQNIDRILRLEKEPERGRETERLQ